Proteins encoded by one window of Anopheles maculipalpis chromosome 2RL, idAnoMacuDA_375_x, whole genome shotgun sequence:
- the LOC126557178 gene encoding uncharacterized protein LOC126557178, whose protein sequence is MVARAGRSRFFACLGLLILMVGFVTMFHNSQQQLDELRQLGLRCEQQQKSVQAQMEVIVDQKLRLENSLESERMINEANRKELKQKAKEEQEEHSKSSMEANIRYASLQQQCNLVKSQLGDLTEECSRSKKQQSEEINSLRLKVSELQGKVQRYKQESANDAEHLKAQIVQLKSDKLNLEATLRRQLSEKDHVIEKMRDLATKMEKENAQYLENCKLPVGQVPQQHHRYRDVLEALSKDAAANAHPAVHHNFNEQLSVSDNLYRIPVALKARHFAASPVNLWGASSTTVSIGLLPSTSIPSSYATNIKQSGGMDVPQASEEQETRVIANPFEAVPRVDPEAVPIRTRTNPADGSPLHPALDGGIINSVENFQIIPKPLPAVAAPEGAQANNVLQEPHLMKTSTSVSTSEKRSASDRNLQLPILAAPTVMPGPSLEHSSKRNHKGEDGGGGTLSASSGKSSSSTTTSTTTNASIRKAAGAAPNRSVGSAARKTLSNRHTKQVPVGIVPFPDIMPDLEQNISENILDNRYANVAAAAAASGGLTGGAHAAGGDPASSKKGAVDKQRRHGGADLNFLHGGGNNPADDNGAHEVHDMEQRLLKHPPGGGLGSLDGERRVVDARGPVAAVDDDQLGMGNENNLNAAEEDTNLYDNGNDGGLGNKSPPFGGDHQQHHLDYNDVMVPGHGIGLQHIGSKRRDGAPGGGGGIDSKGVIIDRLGDKLINEIAHDHGKEGDNYPNEMEDLHLVGNEAEEEDVSDYDDPTALKQGHAERN, encoded by the exons ATGGTGGCACGTGCGGGGCGCAGCCGTTTCTTTGCCTGCCTTGGGCTGCTGATACTAATGGTAGGCTTCGTCACCATGTTCCACAACTCCCAGCAACAGCTAGACGAGTTGCGGCAGCTAGGATTACGGTGCGAGCAGCAACAGAAATCGGTTCAGGCTCAGATGGAAGTGATCGTCGATCAGAAGCTACGGCTGGAGAACTCACTCGAATCGGAACGCATGATAAACGAAGCCAATCGAAAGGAACTGAAGCAAAAGGCAAAGGAAGAACAGGAAGAGCACAGCAAATCTTCGATGGAAGCCAACATTCGGTACGCTTCCCTGCAGCAACAGTGCAACCTGGTCAAGAGCCAGCTCGGTGATCTGACGGAAGAGTGCAGCCGCAGTAAGAAACAGCAGTCAGAGGAGATTAATTCGCTACGGCTGAAGGTTTCGGAGCTGCAGGGAAAGGTACAACGGTACAAACAGGAGTCAGCCAACGATGCAGAACATTTGAAG gCACAAATTGTACAACTTAAGAGTGATAAGCTCAACCTGGAGGCAACCTTACGCCGGCAGCTCAGCGAGAAAGATCATGTGATCGAGAAGATGCGTGATCTGGCGACGAAaatggagaaagaaaatgcaCAATACCTCGAGAACTGCAAGCTACCGGTGGGCCAGGTTCCACAGCAACATCACCGCTATCGAGACGTCCTGGAAGCACTATCCAAGGATGCGGCAGCAAATGCACATCCAGCGGTGCACCACAATTTCAACGAGCAGTTATCCGTGAGTGATAATTTGTACCGCATACCGGTAGCATTAAAAGCGCGCCACTTTGCTGCTAGCCCGGTCAACCTATGGGGGGCTAGCTCTACCACGGTATCTATCGGTCTATTGCCCTCAACCTCCATTCCTTCCTCTTACGCTACTAACATCAAACAGTCCGGCGGTATGGATGTGCCGCAGGCATCTGAAGAACAAGAAACGCGCGTCATTGCGAACCCGTTCGAGGCCGTACCCCGTGTCGACCCGGAAGCGGTGCCGATCCGGACGCGAACTAACCCCGCGGATGGTTCTCCGTTACATCCGGCACTCGATGGTGGTATCATTAATTCTgtggaaaattttcagatCATTCCCAAACCGCTCCCGGCGGTTGCCGCTCCGGAAGGTGCACAGGCCAACAACGTGCTCCAGGAACCACACCTGATGAAGACTTCCACGTCCGTCTCGACCAGCGAGAAGCGATCTGCATCGGATCGTAATCTGCAGCTTCCAATTTTGGCCGCACCGACCGTAATGCCCGGTCCATCGCTAGAGCACTCCAGCAAGCGTAACCACAAAGGCGAGGATGGAGGTGGAGGAACGCTCTCGGCGAGCAGcggcaaaagcagcagcagcacaactaCTTCCACCACTACTAACGCATCGATAAGAAAGGCGGCCGGTGCAGCACCCAACCGCTCAGTAGGATCAGCGGCACGAAAAACTCTAAGCAATCGGCACACGAAACAGGTCCCAGTTGGAATCGTACCATTCCCCGACATCATGCCAGACCTGGAGCAAAACATTAGCGAAAACATCCTCGACAATCGATACGCAAATGTGGCCGCCGCCGCTGCTGCTTCGGGAGGATTGACGGGAGGGGCTCATGCCGCTGGAGGGGATCCCGCCAGTTCTAAAAAAGGGGCCGTTGATAAGCAGCGACGACATGGTGGAGCCGATTTGAACTTTCTTCACGGGGGTGGAAATAATCCAGCGGATGACAATGGTGCACACGAGGTACATGATATGGAACAGCGCCTCCTAAAACATCCGCCTGGTGGAGGGTTAGGGTCACTGGACGGTGAGCGTAGGGTGGTGGATGCTAGAGGTCCCGTTGCAGCCGTCGACGATGATCAACTAGGCATGGGTAACGAGAACAACCTGAATGCGGCCGAGGAGGATACGAATCTGTACGATAACGGAAACGATGGCGGGCTTGGTAACAAGTCACCACCGTTTGGCGGTGACCATCAGCAACACCATCTCGATTACAATGATGTGATGGTGCCGGGGCACGGTATCGGTCTGCAGCATATCGGCTCAAAGCGGCGCGATGGGGCCCctggcggcggcggtggcaTTGACAGCAAGGGCGTCATCATAGATCGGTTGGGCGATAAGCTTATCAACGAAATTGCCCACGATCACGGTAAGGAAGGAGATAATTATCCGAACGAGATGGAAGATCTGCATCTAGTCGGAAACGAAGCCGAAGAAGAGGATG TGAGTGATTACGATGATCCAACGGCACTGAAACAAGGACATGCCGAACGCAACTAG
- the LOC126559389 gene encoding methionine-R-sulfoxide reductase B1 isoform X2, with the protein MIGIISSGRYRAAATALLLREFVRKAKVNGAGHFSSLAIVAGGYVVRIKLERSAVGCGSLVMGSSGSVLSRSLVWNSKREKSSNSEADHPSTDPLTMEKKDELVAKLTPLQYHVTQEAGTERPFTGKYNKFYEKGTYICVVCSQELFSSETKYDSGCGWPAFNDVLDQGKVTLHKDPSIPGGNILLLITQPGRVRTEVRCSKCAAHMGHVFEDGPPPTRKRYCINSAAIEFMAAGTERKGGSS; encoded by the exons ATGATTGGAATTATTAGTTCCGGAAGATACCGTGCGGCTGCCACTGCGCTTCTTCTTCGGGAGTTTGTGCGTAAAGCGAAAGTAAACGGTGCGGGACATTTCTCGAGTCTGGCAATTGTGGCAGGTGGTTACGTGGTTCGGATCAAGCTTGAACGTAGCGCTGTTGGATGTGGAAGTTTAGTGATGGGTTCTAGTGGCAGTGTTCTATCGAGGAGCTTAGTGTGGAACTCTAAACGAG aaaaatcttccaatAGCGAGGCGGATCATCCGTCAACCGATCCACTGACAATGGAGAAGAAAGATGAACTGGTCGCCAAGCTAACACCCCTGCAGTACCACGTGACGCAGGAGGCCGGTACTGAACGACCCTTCACCGGGAAGTACAACAAGTTCTACGAAAAGGGAACGTACATCTGTGTCGTTTGCAGCCAGGAACTGTTTAGCTCGGAAACGAAATACGATTCTGGGTGCGGGTGGCCAGCATTCAACGATGTGCTCGATCAGGGCAAGGTGACACTGCACAAAGATCCCAGCATTCCGG GGGGTAATATCCTATTGTTGATCACACAACCAGGCCGCGTGCGAACGGAGGTACGATGCTCGAAATGCGCTGCACACATGGGCCACGTGTTTGAGGATGGTCCACCACCGACCCGCAAACGTTACTGCATCAATTCGGCTGCGATCGAATTTATGGCTGCCGGTACAGAACGCAAAGGTGGTTCGAGCTAA
- the LOC126559389 gene encoding methionine-R-sulfoxide reductase B1 isoform X1 — protein sequence MEKKDELVAKLTPLQYHVTQEAGTERPFTGKYNKFYEKGTYICVVCSQELFSSETKYDSGCGWPAFNDVLDQGKVTLHKDPSIPGRVRTEVRCSKCAAHMGHVFEDGPPPTRKRYCINSAAIEFMAAGTERKGGSS from the exons ATGGAGAAGAAAGATGAACTGGTCGCCAAGCTAACACCCCTGCAGTACCACGTGACGCAGGAGGCCGGTACTGAACGACCCTTCACCGGGAAGTACAACAAGTTCTACGAAAAGGGAACGTACATCTGTGTCGTTTGCAGCCAGGAACTGTTTAGCTCGGAAACGAAATACGATTCTGGGTGCGGGTGGCCAGCATTCAACGATGTGCTCGATCAGGGCAAGGTGACACTGCACAAAGATCCCAGCATTCCGG GCCGCGTGCGAACGGAGGTACGATGCTCGAAATGCGCTGCACACATGGGCCACGTGTTTGAGGATGGTCCACCACCGACCCGCAAACGTTACTGCATCAATTCGGCTGCGATCGAATTTATGGCTGCCGGTACAGAACGCAAAGGTGGTTCGAGCTAA
- the LOC126556883 gene encoding structural maintenance of chromosomes protein 6 — protein sequence MNETRKRTHLPNDSAQKSSQAKRHRADDGNNNHSTTEGNTIASTQPEQPEMVRNGKVLKMVLKNFMCHRHLEVVFNKRANLLVGKNGSGKSAILAAVTIGLGCNAGQTNRCNSLKDLIKHGESQAVIEIHLENTCFDAYEGERYGRRIICERTLSASGGGTYKLKNEHGQVVSTSRSELLKVLHAFNIQVDNPICVLNQDLARSLLKDSDESKQYTFFAKATQIDSIKQKLNDCATIAKQARNVLAMKEKSLQYLSREIEELEEKQTNLESAGSLNKLMSELHAHLAWRVAFDQEQQLAAVDDELKKLQLSIVEQEHRILNRETLVTDSDRMIQRHRADIEGKKTEHVALREAYASVRAMHQEAVEKQAAVERIIRKGTEQIKRLQDEMNQIEQDLLQRDDNGLSQVEQKKKQVESEKALLTERNEELTSMIANAQREVDTMYSTMAILKEEQEDKRCEWKSKQSETSRIETQLEQFKSAPRSKLAVFGPNMPALDARIRELHQQGKFSELPRGPLGQYIEVRDNRWRGIVETALGGCLSAFYVSTQEDWRTLDALLKKEFPELQNRTIFTGRFVKELYDVRRGCVQERDGTYLLMNLIKVNDAVVMNRLIDSAAIDTILVSDQQATAIQLTSEIENVPQNLSKVIVLEPCSEFFPQPKYRSYGLQKKSPRYLQVSMDELKRDTERRKEMLQSKGLELKAAYEEVTKRLQELERNIHQQQQHGQNLQRELQENEQQLQQLSTVDFEGEIEEATLKVELEKSRSLVADLKRGIQEEQAKLDDIRRTVQQHKEQVQEKKNAICAVEEKITRIQNLVDEEHKKRHELQTTHKAKRHALDRANENMHQRKQTRVELQATVEKAVQDALAMSARPQPDEQERIESVDQLKKKIHSTDKRIRQVNATQEKLEDVLEELESKTRERDEVIRYSTALRNITMLMNDIRKSRFNYLCQLTSHMSLRVKHKFMRIMQIRNYVGSIRFDQEQCKLALSVVPRDSNIQNAVSTTKSLSGGERSYATVAFLISLWSCVDTPFFFLDEYDVFTDQVNRHTITRLLLNEASKKPDRQFCFLTPQDMSDVKATPHLTIHRMEDPQRC from the exons ATGAACGAAACACGGAAAAGAACACACTTACCGAACGATTCTGCCCAAAAATCATCGCAGGCCAAGCGGCATCGGGCAGATGATGGCAATAACAACCACTCAACGACGGAAGGCAAC ACGATTGCCAGCACTCAACCGGAACAACCGGAGATGGTACGCAATGGCAAGGTGCTGAAGATggtgttgaaaaatttcatGTGCCATCGGCATTTAGAGGTAGTGTTTAACAAGCGCGCTAATCTATTGGTCGGTAAGAATGGCAGTGGGAAAAGTGCCATACTGGCCGCGGTTACGATCGGACTCGGTTGCAACGCAGGCCAAACGAACCGGTGCAACAGTTTGAAGGATTTAATTAAACACGGCGAATCGCAGGCCGTGATCGAGATCCATCTCGAAAATACCTGTTTTGACGCGTACGAAGGGGAACGGTACGGAAGGCGCATCATTTGTGAGCGCACATTATCTGCGTCCGGAGGTGGAACGTACAAGCTGAAGAACGAGCACGGTCAGGTTGTGTCGACGAGCCGGTCTGAGCTGCTCAAGGTGCTGCACGCGTTCAACATCCAGGTAGATAATCCAATCTGCGTGCTGAACCAAGATTTAGCCCGTTCGCTTTTGAAAGATTCGGACGAAAGCAAACAGTACACCTTCTTCGCGAAAGCGACCCAGATCGATAGCATCAAGCAGAAGCTGAACGATTGTGCGACGATTGCCAAACAGGCTCGCAACGTGCTGGCTATGAAAGAGAAAAGCCTACAGTATCTGAGCAGAGAGATTGAGGAGCTGGAGGAAAAGCAGACCAATCTTGAATCGGCCGGCAGCTTGAACAAACTGATGAGCGAACTGCATGCACATTTAGCATGGCGTGTCGCGTTCGATCAGGAGCAGCAGCTTGCGGCCGTAGATGATGAGTTGAAAAAGCTACAATTATCGATCGTGGAGCAGGAGCATCGGATATTAAATCGGGAAACGTTGGTGACCGATTCGGATCGTATGATTCAGCGACATCGGGCCGATATCGAGGGCAAAAAGACGGAACACGTGGCGTTAAGGGAAGCGTACGCTTCGGTCCGTGCGATGCATCAGGAAGCGGTGGAGAAACAGGCTGCCGTAGAACGGATTATACGAAAAGGCACAGAACAGATCAAAAGGCTGCAAGACGAAATGAATCAAATCGAGCAAGACTTGCTGCAACGGGACGATAA TGGCCTTAGTCAGGtggagcaaaagaagaaacaagtTGAATCGGAAAAAGCGCTGCTCACCGAACGAAACGAGGAGCTAACGTCGATGATTGCGAATGCCCAGCGTGAGGTGGATACAATGTACAGTACGATGGCCATACTGAAAGAGGAACAAGAGGACAAGAGATGCGAATGGAAGAGCAAACAGAGCGAAACGTCTCGCATCGAGACACAGCTCGAACAGTTCAAGTCCGCACCGCGCAGCAAGCTGGCCGTGTTTGGGCCCAATATGCCCGCGCTGGACGCACGCATCCGAGAGCTACACCAGCAGGGGAAGTTTTCCGAGCTACCCCGCGGTCCGCTAGGCCAGTACATTGAGGTGCGGGACAACCGGTGGCGCGGAATCGTCGAAACCGCACTCGGTGGCTGCCTGTCGGCATTCTACGTCTCAACGCAGGAAGACTGGCGTACGTTGGATGCACTGCTAAAAAAGGAATTTCCCGAGCTGCAGAATCGAACCATCTTTACCGGACGATTTGTGAAAGAGCTGTACGATGTACGGCGGGGATGCGTACAGGAGCGGGACGGGACGTATCTGTTGATGAACCTAATCAAGGTGAACGATGCAGTTGTCATGAATCGGTTAATTGACAGTGCAGCGATCGACACTATACTCGTGTCCGATCAGCAGGCCACCGCGATCCAGTTGACGAGCGAGATTGAAAATGTGCCTCAGAACCTTAGCAAGGTGATCGTTTTGGAACCGTGCTCGGAGTTTTTCCCACAGCCAAAATATCGATCGTACGGGTTGCAAAAGAAATCACCGCGCTATCTACAGGTCAGCATGGACGAGCTGAAGCGTGACACCGAGCGGCGCAAAGAGATGTTACAGAGTAAGGGGCTTGAGCTAAAAGCTGCCTACGAAGAGGTGACTAAACGGCTCCAGGAATTGGAGCGGAACAtacaccaacaacagcaacacggACAAAACCTTCAGCGAGAACTTCAGGAAAACGAACAGCAGCTTCAACAGTTGTCCACCGTTGATTTTGAAGGTGAAATTGAGGAGGCTACGTTGAAAGTGGAACTCGAAAAATCCCGTTCATTAGTTGCCGACCTAAAGCGCGGAATTCAAGAAGAACAGGCGAAACTGGACGACATCCGGCGCACGGTACAGCAGCACAAAGAACAGGtgcaggagaagaaaaatgccaTCTGCGCGGTTGAGGAGAAAATTACCAGGATACAAAATCTTGTCGATGAGGAGCACAAGAAACGGCACGAGCTGCAAACAACTCACAAGGCGAAGCGGCATGCGCTGGATCGTGCCAACGAAAATATGCACCAACGCAAGCAGACCCGGGTGGAGCTACAGGCGACGGTTGAGAAGGCCGTGCAAGATGCGCTTGCGATGAGTGCACGGCCACAGCCTGACGAACAGGAACGGATCGAGTCTGTTGatcaattgaagaaaaaaattcattCGACCGATAAGCGGATCAG ACAGGTGAACGCAACGCAGGAGAAGCTCGAGGACGTGCTCGAGGAGCTGGAAAGCAAAACACGCGAACGGGACGAAGTGATCCGCTACTCGACGGCACTCCGCAATATAACGATGCTGATGAACGACATACGCAAGTCGCGGTTCAATTACCTATGCCAGCTTACCTCACACATGTCCCTGCGTGTGAAGCATAAGTTTATG AGAATAATGCAAATTCGTAACTACGTCGGTTCGATACGATTCGATCAGGAGCAGTGCAAGTTGGCCCTCTCGGTTGTACCGCGGGACAGTAATATTCAGAACGCAGTATCGACCACCAAATCACTGTCCGGTGGTGAACGCTCGTACGCGACCGTTGCCTTTTTGATTTCGCTCTGGTCGTGCGTGGACACACCGTTCTTCTTTCTGGACGAGTACGATGTGTTTACTGATCAGGTAAATCGGCACACGATAACGCGCCTGCTGCTGAACGAAGCGAGCAAAAAGCCGGACCGTCAGTTTTGCTTCCTGACGCCGCAGGACATGAGCGACGTGAAGGCTACGCCGCACTTAACTATTCATCG AATGGAAGATCCGCAACGATGCTGA